TGAAGATCCAGGATGGAGAAAATCAAATGGAAGTAAATATATTTGAGGGCAAGAGGAAGACAAAATTAATTTAGTTTTGTACATATTAAATTTGAGATATCTGTGAGATATCCAAATGGAGATATCAAGTAGGAAGTTGGATGAAAGAATTTGGACTTGTAATTTAAGATATAAATTTGGAATCAGCCAATGCATTGCTAAATTTTTAAGTCTTTGGAGTTGGATGAGACCTCTGCTATATGGTGATTGCTCAAATTGCTTATTGGAACTATTTTACTGTTTATGAATTGTGTATTATTCTGTGTACTTCTTTTACTCAAAAAGGATGCAGTCCAAAataatcagttttaaaaattcattaatgctttcattttaaataCCAGTCATTGTGGATTTTATTGTGTCCTCctattcatatattgaaatattcATCTCCATTACCTCACTATCTGACCTTATTTGGAGAGAGGGTGTTTACAAGAGCAACCAAACTGTAGTGAGGTCATTAAGGTAGGGCTttgctatggtttagatatggTTTGAATTGCACTACATGGTTTCTTTTCATATGCTGGTGGCTTAGTCCCTGGGGTGGCAGTGCAAGAGGTAGTAGAACCTTCAAGAGGTGGAGCTTAGTGGGAAGTGATAAAGTCATTGGGGTGCTGGCCCAAAGGGATTAACATAGTTCTCATGGGACTGTAGTTAATTCCATTGAGAGTAGGTGGATACAAGATGAGACCATTCAATGACCTTGGCCATGCTGTTTCCCTTCTCGCTTCTTTGCTATGTTGTGACTCTGCTAAGGGCACTTGCCAGAGGCTGAACAGATAGGGCTACATGATCCTGAATGttcagcctctaaaactgtgagctaaataaacctcttttccttataaGTATGaagcttcaggtattttgttataggaacACGCACAGGGGAGATGATGTGAAGAAGAACCATAGGGAAATGAAGGCTATCTATAAGCCAAGAAAAGAGCCTGGATCAGGTCCTCCCCTTGAAACCCCCCTCAAAGGAACCAACCTTGCCAACActttgattttggatttctgatCTCCAGAACCATAAGACAgtaaatttttgttgttaaagCCACAGAGTCTGTATGTAGTCTATGTGGCTTTAACATAGTCTTTAACATACAGTCATAGTCTTTGCTAGATCAGCTCTAGCAAAGAAATGCATCTGCATTgatatgcattttaattttagaagtcTAAATCTCAGAAATTGAACATAGAGATgtggagaaaacaaaaagagatttatttccatttagaaataaattttctattATGATTTTTTCTTCCAGTTGATTTGACACTGTACAGATATAGTCTGAAAACACGTTTTcaaaactttcatttattttcaaataccttCAAGATTCATGcatttcaaaaaggaaagaagttctTCTACCCTGTTTCTTACCTTGCCAGTTTTCACAGCAGCTCCATATCCAGTAGAAAATCCACAACCGAGCAAACAGACTTTCTCAGGAGGAGCTGCACCGTCAATTTTAGCAACAGATGTTTCATCCACCACTGTGTACTCAGTGAATGTGCTGGTGTTCATGAAGTGGTAGACTGGTTTGCCCTTGCACATAAATCTGGTCGTGCCATCGGCCAGTACTCCACGACCAGTCAAACTATATAAAACAGCAAATACACATATTTgttaattcaaattttaaaaaagtagccAGGGAAACTCAAATGACATTAGAGTAAAAATGAATGACACTTACTCGCTTCTGATGCAAAGATTGCCCTCTGGTTTACGGCAAGGATTGCATTCTCTAcactgaggcagaaagagaggGATGACTTTGTCACCTAGAGGAAAAGCATCATGATATAAGGTAATgttcattaatattaaaatactcGATACATGAATATGAATTGAGCCCATACTACACATAAAATTTTTTGgtacctcagggcctcatgcttgttagtcagGCGCTCTATCACTGAATCACACCTCTGGCCtttgtttgctttattattttgggggatagggtctcactttttgctattggttgagatggggggatattgagaactattttcccaggctggccttgagctgtgatcttctcaatctcagcctcccaggtagctaggattataggcatgaaacacAGAGCCCAGCAAAAATTTCTTTACTGTATTCTAAGGTTTATAAGCACTATAAGGTTTGCCTTCTAAACACTGAGATTTTTCCAAATTATTACTCAGTATAAtcccttttctttgcttctacCTAAATTGGGTTGCCACTTTCCCTAACAATCCCTGCAAGTTCTATTTCCTTTGATGGGATAATCAAAGCCTACTTACTCCAAGACTTGACATCTGCATACCTGGTTTCACTGTAGTGACTCCTTCTCCAATGCTCTCTACAACCCCTGTTCCCTCATGTCCCACAATCACTGGAAACTTTGACACTATTGCTCCTTTTATCACATGGTCATCTGAGCGACAGATTCCTGTGGCCAAAATCTGTGTTAAACAAGAAAACATTGCACCAACCAGCAAACTGATCATTCTACATTTGGGAGaatatttaatttgctcctgAAGAAATTAAGAGCAAATTGTTAAAAGCAAACTGTTTGTTCCACATCATTTTATAATATGATAGTACTGACTTTTAGAAGATTCTGAACCTAAAATCAATTACCAGACAAGTTCCCTCTCTTCAAGGGACTTACACTGGCTGCACATAAAATCTTGGTGTCTTTATTCAGAAAACTGGTGTTTCTTGTGAGGGAAACAGAACACAGATGTTAGCATGTCACTGGCACAAGGGTAGATTTTTGTAGCTAGAACTCTTGTAATGAAGGGTGGAAGGAATAGTGTACAAGATACATCTTACAGTTGCTCCCATGCTCAGGTAAAAGGACAGGGTCAAGGAAGACTGGCAGCAATGCCTACTCAACAACTGGTGCCCTAACCAAAGGTGTGGCTCTGTCCAAAGGAATGAGGGAAATGCACTAGGAAGCTGTTATTGCTCGGGTGCAAATGACTTCCTCattacctgttgaaagtattcttaGTAAATCTGACTCctagatgatttttaaatgaagtcaTTAGTCATGACTATTCACTATTTTTAATCAAATGAAAGCTTTAATAGAGTAGATtagttctgttgtttttaatGGGTAATTTCACAACCAGTATGAACATTTTCTTAATATACAAGATACAGTGGAAGAATTAGTACCCAAATTTATCAAACAActccttatttaaaaatctaatgtCATAACAATGATTTTCTCCATATAGGTGTGATCGCATTATAGGCTTGTGTACTCCAAGGCCCTTTCTTACCTTAATGCGAACTTCCTTAGCCTTTGGTGGGGCAACTTCTATTTCTTCAATGGAGAATGGTGTGTTCAGTTCCCATAGCACAGCTGCTTTACACTTAATAACCTAAGAAATTAGTAAGTGTTATAATAGGTCCTAATTGTGTCTTTTTTTCAGATATCAATAtcagtttgcttttttaaaattttttttattcatatgtgcatacaatgtttgggtcatttctccccccttccctaaTTGTGTCTTTATAAGTACAGAGTCTCTGAatgatatatgaataaatgatcatatgcaatattttaattttcccagAATGATTTTCAGCAAACACTAGAAGTCTTTTAGATCATTTTGTGCACATTTATGTCTGATGTGTGAGAAATTCAGCCCAGATAGACAGAATGCTTGGCTCACAGTCACAAAGCACATGATGTACTGGTTTGAACTACATCTAAAGTACACTTTCCAAGcccatagctttttaaaaaaactggtgTTCACATAATATTCTAATAAGCTAGTTTCTTGTGGTATAATTTCAAATGCAGAAAATTAACAAAACTGTCATCTGTGAATTACTTATTCACAAAGAACAAATCTATAGAACATAAAATGATGCTCATTTGTTTGCAAGAATTTAAGCTAGCAAAAGATTCTAAAGACTCcatccaaaaactcttagatctaaaAATCACTTTTGGCAAAGTcacaggatgcaaaatcaacatacaaaaattagtagcttttctatataccaaaaattgacaggctgagaaagaaatcaggaaaacaatcctattcacaattacccaaaaaaaaaaatacctaggaatgaacttaactaaggagattaaggacctctacaatgaaaactaaaatgttgaagaaacaaattgaagatgacactagaagatggaaagaccgcAATGTTCACGGATTGGCAGaactaatattatgaaaatggataTATTACTAAAAGCAGCCTATAATAAATGCAATACCCACCAAAATTCCATGTAATTCctcatagaaatggaaaaatcaatcctaaagtttatatagaagcataaaataccctcaatagccaaagcaatcttaagCAATTCTGTAGGTATCATAATTCCTGACTTAAAATAatagtacagagccatagtaataaaaactacATAGTACTagcacaaaacagacacatagaccaattaaaaaaaataaaacacccagaaataaactcatacaGCTAcatccatctgatttttgacaaaagaatcAAAACCAAACTTGGAGACAaaatagcttcttcaacaaatggtgctggggaaactggatatcaatatggagaagactgaaactagatctttcTCTTacattgtacaaaaatcaattcagaatggatcaaagatcttaatataagacctaaaacattgaaagtactacaggaaaacacttgaagataatAGGCATAGGCCAAGACTTTCTAATAGGACTCTGATTACTCaggaaaaaagagtaagaattgacaaatgggattgcatcaaactgaaaagcttctgtacatcaaaggaaacatttacaagaatgaagagagaacccacagaatgggagaaaactctTTGTAAGCTGTTCTTCagctctcaaaaaattaaacacccaaaTAACAATCTTATTAgcaaataggcaaatgaattgaacagttctcaaaagatgaagtacaaatagaaaatgaatacatgaaaaaatatcagacattcttagccataaaggaaataaaaatcaaaatgaaactaagattccctctcaccccagtcagaatgggtgaaaacaagcaacaacaaaggCTGGCAAGAATAGGAGTAAGGAAGCAACCCTTATACACtcttagtgggaatgtaagttagtgcaaTACTATGAAAATAAGTATGAAGTTTCCTAAAAAATCTAAAGCTAGAGCTACCATGCTACCCTGCTATATCATTCTTGGGTGTGTATCCaaaggaaagtaactcaacataaaatagagatacctgtacactcatgtttatagctgcactatttacaatagccaagttatggaatcagctgaggtgctcaacaatcagtgactggataaagaaaatgtagtacatacacacaatagggtattactcagcaataaagaagatgattagcttggcatggtggctacttagtaatccaagctactttggaggcagagataggaaggattgtgatttgaggacagtctgggcaaaaagtttgcaatttctcatctcaacaaataagccagacatggtggtgcacaccagaaattccagctatctgggaggtggaggtaagaggatcacagttcaaggacagccctgaACAAAACAACACCCTTTTTGAAAGATAAACTCAAGCAAAAAAAtggctaggggcatggttcaagtagtaaagtgcctgcctaacaattaTAAGGcctggaagaggagaaagaggaggaggagaaggaggaacaggaggaggaggaggagaagactgAAGTATGTTACACATATTATgataataatgaaacccactaaagaCTGTTGAAAAGGGAGTGGGCAGGGAGGGGAAGTTCAAGAAAGAGTATTGGAGAGAATGAATTTAATCAGAGTACATCATAtgaatgtatataaatatcacagttAGTTTACATAATGGAAAGAGAATTTAAGGCTGTGTTTAGTTGTAGTATACAATCTTATAGCAATGGTGAGGAACATAGAGCACTGGCATAGGCAGGTGTGGAGGAGCTGTGACCTTCATGAAGTGTCCTGTGTCCCTCGATGGCATAATTTGCAACTCCATGTCCATATCCCCATTGTTACCTAGTCCAGTGTTTGTGTCTAGTCAGTGTTGATCTTTTCACAAGTTAAAGCTTCTCATCTTGTCGAAGTGGGAAATACTCAGTAACTGGCCTTCAGCCATCActgtgttttgttcttgtttgttttgtttgtttgcagtactgggtattgaacccggtgctctaatctctgcctttggagtagcagggattacaggtgtgaaccaccatggaTGGGctatttttattctgattttgagacaggatctctccatctctgcctgagttggccttgaactcaggatcctcctgcttccacctcttgAGGAGCTGGAATTATATATGTGGATCACTACACCTGACTAACTGGTTTTGCTAGGGTTGTTCAATTAAATGATTTTGTGAAGCTTATCTAGTTCTCATGAGAAGatgggaggggagaaagagagagagagaaagagagattgagaaagactctTCCCACTTTCTCACTCCCAAATCTGTAAATCTGTCTAGGgcccttataaaatatttttacatattttaattaatttgttctGATGCTAAAGTGAGTTACCACCTTCTCATTGTAAGCTAATGCAGCCCTCCTAAAGACTGCGTTTGGATGGCTCAATAGCTTTTTTGCAGAGATTAAATATGAGAAATGATATGCTGGAAACAGATGGGTGACTGAGCGCAGAAAGGCCTCCATTCTACCACCCCACCCCTCCCAGATATGCTTAACCTCAGGAGATGCATGCGGAGAGGTTAAGGAGGAACATACAAGTAAATCTGTGAAGTGTTTGTTATCCAgtcatagaaattattttttaaaaaagtaaaaataatgagtTATAGTCCTCTGCCTACCAAGTCAGTAATAACTTTTTACTTAATGAATAGACATCATCATGGGAGGGGTGGTAAAATGAGCACTCACACTCACGTTGACCCCTGAGGAAGATAACTTGCAGTGAACACCAAGATACTTAAGAACAGTCGGACATTTTTATTCCATAGTTCCATCTTTTAAATCTGCCCTGAGGAAATACTAAGTGCAGAAAAATCTTAATATATATTAGAGATCATCACAGGACAATTGATGAAaggaaatatgtaaaaaaaaagcccagaagaatgatgaaataatatttatatttctaataaaatccagaaataagtcttagacatttaaaaatgtttataagttGTTtgttataaattagaaaaatgcTTATGTTAAGCTGGGAAATaggataaaaatatttccatgttGAGTGAGCATAGCTAAATAAACTATGGATGGGAAAATGCACagaaggaataaaacaaaacaaaaacaaaccagtgGTAGTTTGGGGATGTAAAATTATGTTTGATCTTTTTCACTTACATATTCTGAATATCCAAGTTTTTTAGAATGACCATAATAACAGACTGCAAATGTCTCCCCAAAagagatagggtttttcaagaggTGACTGAGTTAAATTGAGGTCATTAAGGTTAGCCCCAATCCAATAGAACTGGTgattttataagaaaaggaaattaagatacAGACACAAAGAGAAGACCATGTGAAAACAGGGAGAAGAGGGTCATCCAAGGCTAAGGAGCAaggcctcagaaggaaccaatccTGTCGACATCTTGTTCTCAGAATTCCAGTCTCTAGATGTCTCAgaagataaatttctgttgtttaagtcacccagtctgtggcACTTTGTCATAGCCTTAACAAACTGATacaattatcttttcctttttaatgaaatagaaaaaaaataagagaggggGGAAAAATAATTCCTGATGTAAAAGTCACTTCTCCTTTCACGAACTATACTGAAACATTAGAGCAATTTGGGAAATATAATCCTTCTTCAAATCACCATATTGCATGACTATCTAAGTCAAAATTATATAGCTATTGTACCATATGTATTAGACACCATATCATTAATTATAGTTGGAAGGTGCTGcttggagtcactgagttctccATGACTGGAGACAGCATAGCTGGTTCTCAAGCATTTTTAAGATTCCTTCTACTCCTAAAATTCGTTAATTTCCTTTTCACTAGATTCTGTACTGCAAAATTAATTTTCCAGATCATCTAGCTTTTCTAGATTTCTAGCTTGGGCTAGAATGTTTTTATCCCAATTCTATTCGGTTCTGGCAAAAATTGTTTCAAATTCTAACAAAGAATCTCTTTTCTTACTGCATAAGtgtcatctttatttttccaCAAACTTTAAGACTGGCTGAAAGCAAAgctaaaataagaacaaacaagaGTACCTAACACTTTTTGTAATCGTCTACTCATTTGTAATAAAGGATTATGCTGATCTGCTTGCAAATGAAATAAATCTCAAAGTTATTTCTAAAGTGAATATCAAttctgctgacttttttttttaagaataaaccTCCTTTATCTACAATGTCGTCTTacttttgaagattttttaaacatatttcagCACAAAATATATCTTAGGAATccttaaaagtatattttgttgTTGACTTGCATTCCAGAATTAGCATTTTCCATTGTCAATAGTGGGACACATTTTTTTTCCCACAGCCTTGTAGCAGACTCTGGTCCCGTTAAACTACTGAAGTGAATACAATGCATGCTACAGAACCTATTGGAAGTCTCCTTCTGGAAACATTTCACTTATGGAGAAAACGCCCTGCTGTCCTGAAATTAAATTATGAGATACATCAATATAAACCATCATTctgtgtttttctccaccattttACTATGGTTTTTGATTTAACCTTGCATTCATTGGACTTTGTAAAACAATTTACCCAGTGTTTCCCCCAGTGTGTGCATGCTCAAGAGGCATTTTGTTCCTCAAGAAATATTCCCAAATAGTTAATTACTTTACTGGATTCAAAGTTTTAAAAGCCCACCCACATCATTAGATAAAAATAACAAGCATACAGAAATATTCTGCTTACTTTTCCAGCGGTGCCCATCCTGTCTTTTTCTTGATTCTGGATTTTTGTAAGCAAGGACTTTTTCTGACTGATGCTTAGTTCACTCTGCTGTAAATGACAGCATCTTCTCTTTCAAATAAATAGTCTGACTCAAAAGGACTTCTTTCAGCAACATGATTCTCAGCCTGCCTCACCCTTCTGTGGATAACTATTATGATCAAACAAAGAGCAGAAATCTAGCAGGATAATTGAGCCTATTGAAAACTCAGAAAGCATTCTTACCCTCCTTATTGGTGAGCAGGTCAGGTTTTCTATATTGTAAAATAATGAATTGTGTTCAACTTAAGTGTAAGCTGCTCTGTGAGGCACAGCTGATTTTAGGGACGTGTGTGTGCGCTTCTATTTCTACTAATTCACTCTACAAAGATCTGATGTAATTTGTAGAAAATGTACaactaaatataaatgaaaatagggtcaacaaaaagttaaaaatataggCTAGAAGGTCAAGTTTGAGAAAAAGGAGTTGGAAGTGTTCACAATATAGATACTATGGTTCCTAGATATCATGGAGGTAGAAAGTTAAGTAAAATTTGTCCTACACTGAGAGAAATTATCATTATCATCTGATCCCAAATCCCATTATTCACAGAATTGTCTCAAACATTTGTGTAGtttgtacatacatacatacacatacacacacacacaaagcaggaACTAAAAGGAATTTGGATCCATCCACCTACACACAGCCCATGGATTCCAAAGGGCTTTCATTTACTTTGGCAGGTGCTTAGCTCTTTTAAAGCAGCTGTCTAAACATTTCAGGACACTATAGCCTAATGCAAGATGCAATGACACCACACTCTTAGACTCTTAGATTATTTTGATAGGGAAGTACTCTCAAGATAGACCTTATTTTTGACAGTGGTTGGTGGTCACATCAGCACACACCAATAAACTCACTCAACACCAAGATTTCACTACTGAGGAGATCCAGTGAAACAGGTTTTCTAAAACTTTAGACAAAGCTGTTTAGATCCAGAACACAGACTCTTACTAACCCAGAAGAGGAAATTTAGAAGTTTATTGTTTAATATACATGAACAaaaacttcctttgaaaaatgggTTGTACACTTTGCCACAAATCCTCAATGTAATATAGTAAGTGCTGTAGatcctatttaaaatatatttatgccaAGTTCAGACTTAGTAATTATAATTAGTTAGTCTAAGCATTAGCC
This window of the Castor canadensis chromosome 9, mCasCan1.hap1v2, whole genome shotgun sequence genome carries:
- the Adh7 gene encoding LOW QUALITY PROTEIN: all-trans-retinol dehydrogenase [NAD(+)] ADH7 (The sequence of the model RefSeq protein was modified relative to this genomic sequence to represent the inferred CDS: inserted 2 bases in 1 codon), whose product is MGTAGKVIKCKAAVLWELNTPFSIEEIEVAPPKAKEVRIKILATGICRSDDHVIKGAIVSKFPVIVGHEGTGVVESIGEGVTTVKPGDKVIPLFLPQCRECNPCRKPEGNLCIRSDLTGRGVLADGTTRFMCKGKPVYHFMNTSTFTEYTVVDETSVAKIDGAAPPEKVCLLGCGFSTGYGAAVKTGKVTPGSTCVIFGLGGVGLSVIMGCKSVGASRIIGIDLNKDKFEKALAVGATECISPKDSAKPISEVLSEMTGNSVDYTFEVIGHLDTMLDALSSCHMNYGXVGAPPSAKMLSYDPMLLFTGRTWKGCVFGGWKSRDDVPKLVTDFLENKFDLDQLITHVLPFKKINEGFELLNAGQSIRTVLTF